GTAGCGCGCATAGCATTTGAGGGTGCGGTGGCGCGGGTTGCCACCCTTCTTCCTGACCAATGACCCGGCAGCCTTGGCCGGGCTGCAATCTTAAGGCTATTTGGCTATGCAATAAACTACTGATTCTGTTATATTTTGCTGAAGAAGCTGGCGCTGGCCGGCATTCTGCCTCCCACCCATCGGCTGCTTTGTATGATCCTGTACCGCTACTTCCTGCTCCTGTTGCTGCTGTTGTTGCTCGTACCTAGGGCCCGGGCCACGCACATTGTGGGCGGCGAGCTGGATTTGCAGTACCAGTCGGGCTCCATGTACCGCCTCACGCTCACGCTGTATTTCGATGCCATCAACGGCAGCACCGGCGCCCTCGACAACGATGCCACGGCCGGCATTTTTGAGCGCGGCAGCAACCGGCGCGTGCGCGACGTTACGCTGCCGCTGGTGGGCAACACTTTTGTGCCCTACACCAACGTGGCCTGCACCATCGGCTCGCTGAGCACGCGCCGGCTGGTGTATTCGAGCCTGATTGAGATGACCCCGGCCCAGTACGGCGCCGCCAGCGGCTACTACGTGGCCGTGGAGCGCTGCTGCCGCAACGGCGTCATCAACAACATAGCGCTGCCCGGCGACGCCGGCCAGACCTACTACCTCGAGTTTCCGGCGGTGGTGCGCAACGGGCAGGCCTTCCGCAACTCCTCGCCCCGCATCTTTCCGCCCCTGAGCGACTACGCCTGCATCAACGAGCTGTTTTACTTTGATTTCGGCGGGCAGGACGCCGACGGCGACTCGCTGGTGTACGAAATGGCCACCCCCCTGAATGGCCACGCCAACACCCTGATACCGCGCCCGGAGCAGGCCCAGCCCGCGCCCTACCGCGAAATAACCTGGCTGCCCGGCCTGAGCGTGAACAACCAAATGCCCGGCGCGCCCACGCTCTCGGTGGGCCGCACCACCGGCCGCCTCACCGTGCGGCCCACGCGGCAGGGGCTGTTTGTGTTTGCCGTGAAGTGCTCGGAGTACCGCCGGGGCCTGAAGATCGGCGAGGTGCGCCGCGACTTTCAGCTGCTGGTTATCAACTGCCCGCGCAACCAAACGCCGCAGCTGGTGGTGCGCCCGCCCGGCACCCCCCGCGGCACCTACCGCGAAGGCCGCGACACGCTGCGGCTGCGGGCAGGGCAAAACCGCTGCCTTCGCTTTAATTTTACCGACGTGGACCCCGCTTCGGCGCTGCAGCTGGAGCTTCGCGCCATCAACTTCCCGCAAAACCTGGTGCCCGCCCCCACGCTGCGGCAGGGCACGGTGCGCGCCCCGGGCCAGCCCGATACGCTCACGTCCGAAATCTGCTTTCCGGAGTGCTTCAGCAGCGGCGGCAAGGTGTTTCTGCTCGATGTGATTGTGGCCGACAACGGCTGCAGCCTGCCCCGGCGCGATACCGTGCGCGTGGCTTTCACGGCCGACGCCCCGCCCAACCAGCTGCCCACGGTAGCGTGGGTAGGCGCCGCCCCGCCGCTGCCGGTGCAGGCCAAAGTGGGCGACCTGCTGGAGTTTGAGATTCTGGGGCTGGATGCCGACCTGGATGCCGTAACGCTGGAGCTTACCGGCCGCGGCTTTACGCCCGCGCAGGTTGGGGCGCAGCTGGTGGCCGTAAGCAACGCCCCCGGGCGCAGCGTGGCCCGGTTTAGGTGGCAGGTTGATTGCCGCGCCGTGGAGCGCGGCTTGCACGAGTTTCAGATAATAGCGGCGGCCAACCCCTGCCAGCAACGGCAAGCCAGCGCGCCGCTGCTGCTGCCGGTGCAGGTAAACTACCGCAACGCGGCGCCCCGGCTGGCCACTACCTTCCCGCCGGCTTCGCCCAGCCCCGCCGACCCGCCCGTGGTGATACGCATGCGCCTAGGTGGTGTGTACGAGGCCACCCTCGACGGCACCGACCCTGACCTCGACGGCCTTACGCTCACGGCCGCGGGCACCAACTTCGAGCTAGCGGCCATGGGCATGTCGATGAGCAGCAGCGGCTCGCCGGGCTCGGCTACGGGCAAGTTCAGGTGGCAGGCCTCGTGCGCCGGAGTAAACCAGGAGCCACTGGAGGTAACCTTTACCCTCGCCGACAATACCTGCCGCCCGGTGCCGCAGCAGCGGGTGGTGCGCTTTGAGGTGGAGCGCCCCACCGCGCCCGAGTTTTTGCCGCCCAACGTGTTCACGCCCAACAACGACGGCCGCAACGACTACTTCGAGCTGCCCACCCTGCCCCCCGATTTCTGCGAGCAGCGCTTTGCCTCCGTCACGGTGTTCAGCCGCTGGGGCAACAAAGTATACCGCTCCGCCGACCGCACGTTCCGCTGGAACGGCAAAGGCGTACCCGAGGGCGTGTACTATTACCTGGTGGAGTACACCGATGGGCGCGCTTTCAAAGGCACCGTTACGGTTATTCCCTAGGTGCCCCAGGGGCCCAGCAGCAAAAAGGCCCGACGGCGTTTGCCGTCGGGCCTTTTGTATGGGGTTGATGCCGGGTTAAAACAGGAACAGAAACATCATGAACAGGGCCACCCAAAGCCCGTCGATGAAGTGCCAGTAAATGTTGAGCAGCCGGAGCTGCAGGCGGCGGTACGGGTTGCGGATGAACACGAGGGTGCGCACGCCGTCGCGGGCGGCGTACACGGTGCGCACCAGCAGCACCAGCAAAAACAGCATACCCCCGAGCAGGTGCACCACGTGCAGGGCCGAAATCAGGTATACGTAGGTGCCCGATGGCTCGCCCGTAAAGAAGATGCCCTGCTGATCCAGCTCGCGCCAGCCGAGTATCTGCAGCCCGGCAAAGATGCCGCCCAGTATCAGCGTTGCGCCAAGACAGCGCGTAAGGCCCGGCACGTCGTCGGCGCGGTAGAGGCGCTGGGCCTGGCTGAGCACGTAGCTGCTGACCACCAGCACCACCGTGCTCAGCGAAAACCACCTAGGAAACGGGTGCACGCTGCCCACCGAGCCGTTGTTGGCGCGGGTTTGCAGGTACAGCACCACCAAAATGCCAAACAGCACCGTTATGCCCACCAGGCTCAGGTACAGCAGCATCACCAGCGGCGGCACTTTCTCGATGCGCGCGAAGGCCGGCGCCGGCCGCCCCGCTCCCACTTTATCCTTACGTTCCTTGTCTGAATTCATGGCCTGAAGCAGTGCTAAAGCACCGCCTGCCTAAGACCGCCAGAACCGCAAATGGTTTTGCGGGGCTTTTTGCGAGAGGTGCTTCTTACAAGGTACGCAAAAACAGGGGCAGCGGCCAGCCGATTCAGGGCTTTTTCACGGGGTCGCCTCAGCCCTTAAAAAACGCGCCAATCTTGCCCAAAACGGCGTTTAGGGTGATTTTAGGCCCCCGGCCGGCCCCAAACGTTACCCAGGTTTTGCCGGCCA
The sequence above is drawn from the Hymenobacter sp. YIM 151858-1 genome and encodes:
- a CDS encoding gliding motility-associated C-terminal domain-containing protein; translated protein: MILYRYFLLLLLLLLLVPRARATHIVGGELDLQYQSGSMYRLTLTLYFDAINGSTGALDNDATAGIFERGSNRRVRDVTLPLVGNTFVPYTNVACTIGSLSTRRLVYSSLIEMTPAQYGAASGYYVAVERCCRNGVINNIALPGDAGQTYYLEFPAVVRNGQAFRNSSPRIFPPLSDYACINELFYFDFGGQDADGDSLVYEMATPLNGHANTLIPRPEQAQPAPYREITWLPGLSVNNQMPGAPTLSVGRTTGRLTVRPTRQGLFVFAVKCSEYRRGLKIGEVRRDFQLLVINCPRNQTPQLVVRPPGTPRGTYREGRDTLRLRAGQNRCLRFNFTDVDPASALQLELRAINFPQNLVPAPTLRQGTVRAPGQPDTLTSEICFPECFSSGGKVFLLDVIVADNGCSLPRRDTVRVAFTADAPPNQLPTVAWVGAAPPLPVQAKVGDLLEFEILGLDADLDAVTLELTGRGFTPAQVGAQLVAVSNAPGRSVARFRWQVDCRAVERGLHEFQIIAAANPCQQRQASAPLLLPVQVNYRNAAPRLATTFPPASPSPADPPVVIRMRLGGVYEATLDGTDPDLDGLTLTAAGTNFELAAMGMSMSSSGSPGSATGKFRWQASCAGVNQEPLEVTFTLADNTCRPVPQQRVVRFEVERPTAPEFLPPNVFTPNNDGRNDYFELPTLPPDFCEQRFASVTVFSRWGNKVYRSADRTFRWNGKGVPEGVYYYLVEYTDGRAFKGTVTVIP
- a CDS encoding cytochrome c oxidase subunit 3 translates to MNSDKERKDKVGAGRPAPAFARIEKVPPLVMLLYLSLVGITVLFGILVVLYLQTRANNGSVGSVHPFPRWFSLSTVVLVVSSYVLSQAQRLYRADDVPGLTRCLGATLILGGIFAGLQILGWRELDQQGIFFTGEPSGTYVYLISALHVVHLLGGMLFLLVLLVRTVYAARDGVRTLVFIRNPYRRLQLRLLNIYWHFIDGLWVALFMMFLFLF